A single region of the Triticum dicoccoides isolate Atlit2015 ecotype Zavitan chromosome 2B, WEW_v2.0, whole genome shotgun sequence genome encodes:
- the LOC119362847 gene encoding pectin acetylesterase 2-like produces the protein MGSWVLLAVLLGFLAGAARGSEPWSNGTQVYSTNANSGSGSNGAFVALTLIQSAAAKGAVCLDGSLPGYHLHRGSGSGSNNWLVNLEGGGWCNDVKSCVFRKGSRRGSSNHMERQLQFTGIMSNRPEENPDFYNWNRVKVRYCDGGSFTGDGADAASGLYFRGQRIWQAAMDDLMAQGMHSASQALLSGCSAGGASAILHCDEFRGMFPSNTRVKCLADAGMFLDSVDIAGRREMRDLFNGIVRLQGSGRSLPRSCTSHMDKTSCFFPQNVLPNIQTPTFILNTAYDVWQLQESLAPRTADPRGLWQSCKQNYASCNSNELQFLNGFRNEMLNAVKGFSGSGQNGVFINSCFAHCQSERQDTWYSSNSPRLGNKRIAEAVGDWFFERGNAKYTDCAYPCDGTCHHLVFKGRHL, from the exons ATGGGTTCCTGGGTTCTTCTTGCCGTGCTCCTCGGGTTCTTGGCGGGAGCGGCGCGCGGCTCCGAGCCGTGGTCCAACGGCACGCAGGTCTACTCCACCAATGCCAACTCCGGCAGCGGCAGCAACGGCGCCTTCGTCGCCCTCACCCTCATCCAGTCCGCGGCCGCCAAGGGAGCCG TATGCTTGGATGGAAGCTTACCGGGTTACCACCTACACAGGGGATCAGGATCAGGGTCAAACAATTGGCTTGTCAATCTGgag GGTGGAGGATGGTGCAATGATGTTAAAAGCTGCGTGTTCCGCAAGGGTAGTCGGCGTGGGTCATCAAACCACATGGAGAGGCAACTCCAGTTTACAGGCATAATGAGTAACAGACCTGAAGAAAATCCTG ATTTCTACAACTGGAACAGAGTGAAGGTTCGGTATTGTGATGGTGGATCCTTCACCGGTGATGGGGCTGACGCG GCTTCAGGCCTTTATTTCCGAGGTCAGCGTATTTGGCAGGCTGCTATGGATGACTTGATGGCCCAAGGAATGCATTCTGCTAGTCAG GCCCTTCTTTCTGGATGCTCTGCTGGGGGTGCTTCTGCCATACTTCACTGTGATGAGTTCCGTGGAATGTTTCCATCAAATACCAGAGTCAAGTGCCTCGCTGATGCTGGAATGTTCCTTGACTC TGTCGATATTGCTGGTCGTCGAGAAATGAGAGACCTATTCAATGGCATTGTGAGATTGCAG GGTTCTGGAAGAAGCTTGCCTCGGTCCTGTACCTCTCACATGGATAAAACCTCA TGCTTTTTCCCGCAGAACGTGTTGCCAAACATTCAAACTCCAACTTTTATTTTGAACACTGCTTATGATGTGTGGCAG CTTCAAGAAAGTCTGGCTCCCAGAACGGCTGATCCCCGGGGTCTATGGCAAAGTTGCAAGCAGAATTACGCCTCTTGCAATAGCAATGAACTTCAGTTTTTAAATG GCTTTAGGAATGAAATGCTTAACGCCGTGAAGGGTTTCTCAGGGTCAGGGCAGAATGGGGTTTTTATCAACTCATGTTTTGCTCATTGCCAGAGCGAGAGACAGGATACATGGTACTCGAGCAACTCTCCTCGTCTTGGCAACAAG AGAATCGCTGAAGCGGTCGGTGACTGGTTCTTCGAGAGGGGCAACGCCAAGTACACCGACTGCGCGTACCCTTGCGACGGCACATGCCATCACCTTGTGTTCAAGGGGAGGCATCTCTAA